One Pullulanibacillus sp. KACC 23026 DNA segment encodes these proteins:
- a CDS encoding CorA family divalent cation transporter, producing MLVYNESTGEIEERQEAGVPIKDGAVWICLNLEEHDRLPSFLEQTIHPHIKKKLFDLESIPTLAQLKNQLFFSLTAIGKDLTPINCTILVIENYVVTILKSNLFNLFSKIKESFIETPESMTNPFKILYHILNAFFMLYLQQVDTIADKFQDLEGQVFKWPFENDIARQVYRMKQHLHRFRQIIEPLDALITKMEDPDFPYKDEDISFYSQDLRNSYNRIVQALDQFSGSFDGIFNLQMSLKADHTNTIVKTLTLFSVIFIPMTFIAGLYGMNFKYMPELNWSFGYFYALILMFGVGALLAFYFYLKGWWGRSKKQK from the coding sequence ATGCTTGTATATAATGAATCGACTGGTGAAATTGAAGAGAGACAAGAAGCGGGAGTCCCAATTAAAGATGGGGCAGTTTGGATCTGTTTAAACTTAGAAGAGCATGACCGACTCCCGAGTTTTCTGGAACAAACCATTCATCCGCATATAAAAAAGAAACTTTTCGACCTTGAATCTATTCCGACGTTGGCCCAATTAAAGAATCAACTGTTTTTTTCATTGACTGCCATTGGAAAGGATTTGACTCCAATCAATTGTACAATTTTAGTAATCGAAAACTATGTTGTGACAATCCTAAAAAGTAATCTGTTTAATTTGTTTTCTAAAATCAAAGAAAGCTTTATAGAAACTCCTGAGAGCATGACCAATCCTTTTAAAATCCTTTATCATATTCTGAATGCCTTTTTCATGTTGTATTTACAACAAGTGGATACCATTGCAGATAAGTTCCAAGACCTTGAAGGACAGGTGTTTAAGTGGCCATTTGAAAATGACATAGCTAGGCAAGTCTATCGAATGAAACAACATCTGCACCGTTTTCGGCAAATAATTGAACCTCTTGATGCCCTTATAACAAAAATGGAGGATCCCGACTTCCCCTATAAAGATGAAGATATCAGTTTCTATTCACAGGATCTAAGAAATAGTTACAATCGAATTGTACAAGCGCTTGATCAATTTTCGGGAAGTTTTGATGGGATTTTTAATCTGCAAATGTCACTTAAAGCAGACCATACAAACACCATTGTTAAAACTTTAACTTTATTCAGTGTTATCTTTATCCCAATGACGTTTATAGCGGGACTTTACGGGATGAACTTTAAGTATATGCCGGAATTAAATTGGTCCTTTGGGTATTTTTATGCTCTAATTCTCATGTTTGGAGTAGGCGCTTTATTGGCCTTTTATTTTTATTTAAAAGGCTGGTGGGGGAGATCCAAAAAACAGAAATAA
- a CDS encoding endospore germination permease, with protein MNKTERTIGLYNALFMMLLSSGLYNHVILTPLLLKAGGRDAWIGVLMASLLIPLLILIFWFISKSTNGMSISSWLIQKFGKGIHYLLIIPIAACIFIMNCVTFKDTISWSIASYLPYTPPLALALFLALLCYSTCLLGIRNIAYTAGILGPLVIILGFGIMLTNIPNKNYTYVWPSFENGMIPVWHSAFLTLGGLMELFLVLLFQQHLLKRIRLIHLAILSVFLIGITIGPLLGAISVFGPEEASKQIYPAFELWRIATIGKYISHIDFFAIFQWLSGAFVRISLLGFLAMDLFNIQSKKVKAYFLAVVYLIFIAFAMLPINQEIILSLITNYYTILIVIVFGGATVLLTALTIFKRKSEG; from the coding sequence TTGAATAAGACCGAACGTACTATTGGTTTATATAACGCCCTGTTTATGATGTTGCTTAGTTCCGGCCTTTATAACCATGTCATTTTAACTCCTCTTCTATTAAAAGCCGGAGGGAGAGATGCATGGATTGGCGTTCTAATGGCTTCACTGCTTATACCGCTTTTAATTCTTATATTTTGGTTTATCTCTAAATCTACAAATGGGATGTCGATCTCTTCATGGCTTATCCAAAAGTTTGGGAAGGGAATTCATTATCTTTTAATAATTCCTATTGCCGCTTGTATTTTTATCATGAACTGCGTGACTTTCAAGGATACAATTTCCTGGTCCATTGCAAGTTATTTACCCTATACGCCCCCTTTAGCTTTAGCCTTATTCTTAGCTTTACTCTGTTATTCGACCTGCCTATTAGGTATTCGGAATATCGCCTACACGGCCGGGATACTTGGACCATTAGTCATCATTTTGGGCTTTGGTATTATGCTCACTAACATCCCCAATAAAAATTACACATACGTATGGCCCTCTTTTGAAAACGGAATGATTCCCGTTTGGCACAGTGCCTTTTTAACACTTGGGGGATTAATGGAGCTGTTTCTTGTCTTATTATTTCAACAACATCTCTTAAAAAGGATTAGATTAATTCATTTAGCTATTTTAAGTGTATTTCTAATCGGAATAACCATTGGTCCTCTGTTAGGAGCGATCTCTGTATTTGGCCCTGAAGAGGCATCCAAGCAGATATATCCTGCCTTCGAATTATGGCGTATTGCCACAATTGGTAAATATATTTCACATATTGATTTCTTTGCTATATTTCAATGGTTATCAGGAGCATTCGTTAGAATTTCCCTATTAGGTTTTTTAGCAATGGATTTATTTAACATTCAATCCAAAAAAGTTAAAGCTTATTTTCTAGCTGTTGTGTATTTAATTTTTATAGCCTTTGCCATGTTACCAATAAATCAAGAAATTATTTTATCTCTCATAACGAACTACTATACCATTTTGATAGTAATTGTTTTTGGGGGAGCAACTGTTCTTTTAACCGCCTTAACCATCTTTAAAAGAAAGTCAGAGGGATAG